From Peromyscus maniculatus bairdii isolate BWxNUB_F1_BW_parent chromosome 8, HU_Pman_BW_mat_3.1, whole genome shotgun sequence, a single genomic window includes:
- the Tbc1d24 gene encoding TBC1 domain family member 24 isoform X1: protein MDSPGYNCFVDRDKMDASIQDLGPKELNCTELPELKQLARQGYWAQSHALRGKVYQRLIRDIPCRTVTPDASVYSDIVGKIVGKHSSSSLPLPEFVDNTQVPTYCLNTRGEGAVRKILLCIANQFPDISFCPALPAVVALLLHYSIDEAECFEKACRILACNDPSKKLIDQSFLAFESSCMTFGDLVNKYCQAAHKLMVAVSEDVLQVYSDWQRWLFGELPLNYFARVFDVFLVEGYKVLYRVALAILKFFHKVRAGQPLESDNVKQDIRIFVKDIAKTVSPEKLLEKAFAIRLFSRKEIQLLQMANEKALKQKGITVKQKSVSLSKRQFVHLAVHAENFRSEIVSVKEMRDIWSWIPERFALCQPLLLFSSLQHGYSLTRFYFQCEGHEPTLLLIKTTQKEVCGAYLSTDWSERNKFGGKLSFFGTGECFVFRLQPEVQRYEWVVIKHPELTRPASFKSPEAAAAPSLLSHSVSSDPADRLSPFLAARHFNLPSKTESMFMAGGNDCLIIGGGGGQALYIDGDLNRGRTGHCDTFNNQPLCSENFLISAVEAWGFQDPDTQ, encoded by the exons ATGGACTCCCCAGGGTACAACTGCTTTGTGGACAGGGACAAGATGGACGCATCCATCCAGGACCTGGGGCCAAAGGAACTGAACTGCACGGAGCTGCCGGAGCTGAAGCAGCTGGCACGGCAGGGCTACTGGGCCCAGAGCCACGCCCTGCGGGGCAAAGTGTACCAGCGCCTGATCCGGGACATCCCCTGCCGCACCGTCACACCTGACGCCAGCGTGTACAGCGATATCGTGGGCAAGATTGTGGGcaagcacagcagcagcagcttgccCTTGCCTGAGTTTGTGGACAACACTCAGGTGCCCACCTACTGCCTGAACACACGGGGTGAGGGGGCCGTGCGCAAGATTCTCCTGTGTATCGCCAATCAGTTCCCCGACATCTCCTTCTGCCCCGCCCTGCCCGCCGTGGTGGCCCTGCTGCTGCACTACAGCATCGACGAGGCCGAGTGCTTCGAAAAGGCCTGCCGCATCCTAGCTTGCAATGACCCCAGCAAGAAGCTCATCGACCAGAGCTTCCTGGCCTTCGAGTCCTCCTGCATGACATTTGGGGACCTGGTGAACAAGTACTGCCAGGCGGCCCACAAACTGATGGTGGCTGTGTCAGAGGACGTCCTGCAGGTCTACTCTGACTGGCAGCGGTGGCTGTTCGGGGAGCTGCCCCTCAATTACTTTGCTCGTGTTTTTGATGTCTTCCTTGTAGAAGGCTACAAGGTATTGTACCGCGTCGCTCTGGCCATCCTCAAGTTCTTCCACAAGGTGAGAGCAGGACAGCCCCTCGAGTCAGACAATGTAAAGCAGGACATCCGCATATTTGTCAAGGACATTGCCAAGACAGTGTCCCCTGAGAAACTACTAGAGAAGGCCTTTGCCATCCGCCTGTTTTCCCGAAAGGAGATCCAGCTCTTGCAAATGGCCAATGAGAAAGCACTAAAGCAGAAGGGCATTACTGTCAAACAGAAGAG TGTCTCACTTTCTAAAAG GCAGTTTGTGCACTTGGCTGTCCATGCAGAAAACTTCCGCTCAGAGATCGTCAGCGTGAAGGAGATGCGAGACATCTGGTCCTGGATCCCCGAGCGCTTTGCCCTCTGCCAGCCCCTCCTGCTCTTCTCCTCGCTGCAGCACGGGTACAGCCTGACCAG GTTCTATTTCCAGTGTGAAGGACACGAGCCCACCCTCCTGCTCATCAAGACCACGCAAAAGGAG GTTTGTGGCGCTTACCTGTCAACAGACTGGAGCGAAAGAAATAAGTTTGGAGGCAAACTGAGCTTCTTTGGAACCGGAGAGTGCTTTGTTTTTAGG CTGCAGCCAGAGGTGCAGCGTTACGAGTGGGTGGTCATCAAGCATCCAGAGCTGACTAGGCCGGCATCCTTCAAGTCCCCAGAGGCTGCAGCCGCTCCTTCCCTCCTCAGCCACTCCGTCTCTTCAGACCCTGCTGATCGGCTCTCACCTTTCCTGGCTGCCCGGCACTTCAACCTGCCCTCCAAGACTGAATCCATGTTCATGGCTGGGGGCaatgactgcctcatcattg GGGGAGGAGGTGGCCAAGCACTCTACATTGACGGGGATCTGAACCGCGGCCGCACTGGACACTGCGACACCTTCAACAACCAGCCCCTCTGCTCTGAGAACTTCCTCATCTCAGCTGTGGAGGCCTGGGGCTTCCAAGACCCTGACACCCAGTGA
- the Tbc1d24 gene encoding TBC1 domain family member 24 isoform X2, giving the protein MDSPGYNCFVDRDKMDASIQDLGPKELNCTELPELKQLARQGYWAQSHALRGKVYQRLIRDIPCRTVTPDASVYSDIVGKIVGKHSSSSLPLPEFVDNTQVPTYCLNTRGEGAVRKILLCIANQFPDISFCPALPAVVALLLHYSIDEAECFEKACRILACNDPSKKLIDQSFLAFESSCMTFGDLVNKYCQAAHKLMVAVSEDVLQVYSDWQRWLFGELPLNYFARVFDVFLVEGYKVLYRVALAILKFFHKVRAGQPLESDNVKQDIRIFVKDIAKTVSPEKLLEKAFAIRLFSRKEIQLLQMANEKALKQKGITVKQKRQFVHLAVHAENFRSEIVSVKEMRDIWSWIPERFALCQPLLLFSSLQHGYSLTRFYFQCEGHEPTLLLIKTTQKEVCGAYLSTDWSERNKFGGKLSFFGTGECFVFRLQPEVQRYEWVVIKHPELTRPASFKSPEAAAAPSLLSHSVSSDPADRLSPFLAARHFNLPSKTESMFMAGGNDCLIIGGGGGQALYIDGDLNRGRTGHCDTFNNQPLCSENFLISAVEAWGFQDPDTQ; this is encoded by the exons ATGGACTCCCCAGGGTACAACTGCTTTGTGGACAGGGACAAGATGGACGCATCCATCCAGGACCTGGGGCCAAAGGAACTGAACTGCACGGAGCTGCCGGAGCTGAAGCAGCTGGCACGGCAGGGCTACTGGGCCCAGAGCCACGCCCTGCGGGGCAAAGTGTACCAGCGCCTGATCCGGGACATCCCCTGCCGCACCGTCACACCTGACGCCAGCGTGTACAGCGATATCGTGGGCAAGATTGTGGGcaagcacagcagcagcagcttgccCTTGCCTGAGTTTGTGGACAACACTCAGGTGCCCACCTACTGCCTGAACACACGGGGTGAGGGGGCCGTGCGCAAGATTCTCCTGTGTATCGCCAATCAGTTCCCCGACATCTCCTTCTGCCCCGCCCTGCCCGCCGTGGTGGCCCTGCTGCTGCACTACAGCATCGACGAGGCCGAGTGCTTCGAAAAGGCCTGCCGCATCCTAGCTTGCAATGACCCCAGCAAGAAGCTCATCGACCAGAGCTTCCTGGCCTTCGAGTCCTCCTGCATGACATTTGGGGACCTGGTGAACAAGTACTGCCAGGCGGCCCACAAACTGATGGTGGCTGTGTCAGAGGACGTCCTGCAGGTCTACTCTGACTGGCAGCGGTGGCTGTTCGGGGAGCTGCCCCTCAATTACTTTGCTCGTGTTTTTGATGTCTTCCTTGTAGAAGGCTACAAGGTATTGTACCGCGTCGCTCTGGCCATCCTCAAGTTCTTCCACAAGGTGAGAGCAGGACAGCCCCTCGAGTCAGACAATGTAAAGCAGGACATCCGCATATTTGTCAAGGACATTGCCAAGACAGTGTCCCCTGAGAAACTACTAGAGAAGGCCTTTGCCATCCGCCTGTTTTCCCGAAAGGAGATCCAGCTCTTGCAAATGGCCAATGAGAAAGCACTAAAGCAGAAGGGCATTACTGTCAAACAGAAGAG GCAGTTTGTGCACTTGGCTGTCCATGCAGAAAACTTCCGCTCAGAGATCGTCAGCGTGAAGGAGATGCGAGACATCTGGTCCTGGATCCCCGAGCGCTTTGCCCTCTGCCAGCCCCTCCTGCTCTTCTCCTCGCTGCAGCACGGGTACAGCCTGACCAG GTTCTATTTCCAGTGTGAAGGACACGAGCCCACCCTCCTGCTCATCAAGACCACGCAAAAGGAG GTTTGTGGCGCTTACCTGTCAACAGACTGGAGCGAAAGAAATAAGTTTGGAGGCAAACTGAGCTTCTTTGGAACCGGAGAGTGCTTTGTTTTTAGG CTGCAGCCAGAGGTGCAGCGTTACGAGTGGGTGGTCATCAAGCATCCAGAGCTGACTAGGCCGGCATCCTTCAAGTCCCCAGAGGCTGCAGCCGCTCCTTCCCTCCTCAGCCACTCCGTCTCTTCAGACCCTGCTGATCGGCTCTCACCTTTCCTGGCTGCCCGGCACTTCAACCTGCCCTCCAAGACTGAATCCATGTTCATGGCTGGGGGCaatgactgcctcatcattg GGGGAGGAGGTGGCCAAGCACTCTACATTGACGGGGATCTGAACCGCGGCCGCACTGGACACTGCGACACCTTCAACAACCAGCCCCTCTGCTCTGAGAACTTCCTCATCTCAGCTGTGGAGGCCTGGGGCTTCCAAGACCCTGACACCCAGTGA